The sequence TCAAATTTAAGGGTAAAATGACAAAAAAGCAAAGAGCTGAGCTCGTTCAGATTGAACTGGATAAATTGTATCCTACTACTCCTATTCCTTTGGATCACACCGATCCTTATACTTTAATGGTTGCCGTTGCCCTTTCTGCACAGACGACAGATAAAAAAGTAAATGAAGTTACTCCAAACCTTTTCGAGGTTGCAGGAACGCCACAGAGAATGGCAAAACTGGAAGAGTTTCAGATCAAGGAATTAATTAAAGAAATAGGATTATCCAATACCAAAGCCAAGAACTTAAAGAGAATGGCCGAACTTTTACTGGAGAGGCATAATGGTATTGTTCCGCAAACATACGAAGAATTAGAGGCGCTTCCGGGGGTTGGACATAAGACGGCTTCTGTAGTGATGAGTCAGGGATTTGGATTCCCAGCTTTTCCGGTAGACACTCATATTCACCGCCTGATGACACAATGGAAACTTACTTCCGGGAAAAATGTAGTAGAAACAGAAAAAGATGCTAAGAAATTATTCCCCGAAGAAGTATGGAACAAACTTCATCTTCAGATCATTTTCTATGGAAGAGAATATTCTCCGGCAAGAGGAAAGGGAGAGAAAGACTTTATTACCAAAATGATGTTTGAGAAATAAAACCTTAATTCTATACAAAGCAAAATTCCCCTTCAAAGAAGGGGAAGATTTTGCTTCGTAAAAAGCCGGCTAATCCAATAATCTTCTATGGTAATTAATCTGCCCTAAATGATAATCCAAATGAGAAAGAAGATGAATCAGAAAATAACCGGTTGTCATCCTATCTTCAAAAACAACAAGTGGATATTCTTTTTCCATTTCTGTTTCAGGAATTTGGCTTAAAACCGAATCTATCATGATTGCTGTAGCTCCAATTTTTTCAATAAGTTCAATTCTTGGAATATCCTTTAGTGAGAACTCAAGTTCACGATGCCTTACATATCCTGTATTTCCCAGCTGTGAGCCAATGAAATGATTGAGATTTCCTATAAGATGCAGACATAGGTTTCCTGCAGAATTGGAAATGTTTTTATCAATTTTCCAAAGGTTTTCTTCGTTTTGATAAGCCTCGATTTCTGTTTTTAATTTGTTTAGATCTCTTTGATAAAGAGAACGTAATGGTGCTGTGATCATTGAGGTTAGTTTTAAAATTAAAAAATGGGAGAGTTAAGAAATGCCCCATTTGTTATATTATTTTTGTTTTTTAGCCCAAAGTTCCATCTTTCTGTTCAGAACGTCCAATGGAAGACATCCCTGACTTAAAACTTCATCATGGAAGCTTGCCAGGTTAAACTTATTACCAAGCTCTTTCTGATATTTTTCTCTCAGCTCACGGATTCTTAAAGACCCGATTTTATATCCTAAAGCCTGTCCCGGCATGGCCATATATCTTTCCACTTCGGCTATTGCCGCTCCTTCATCATAAGAGATATTGCTCAGGAAATATTTTATAGCTTCTTCTCTGCTCATTTTTCCAGTGTGTAAGCCAGTATCTACTACTAATCTTACCGCTCTAAGCATCTGGTCACTTAAATAACCCATTTTCTGGTAAGGATCAGTATACAAACCAAATTCAGGACCTAAAGTCTCACAATAGTGTGCCCATCCTTCTCCATACGCTCCAAACCATCCAAACCTCATGAACTTTGGCAGTTTTGTATTTTCCTGTTGCAGAGAAACCTGATAGTGGTGACCCGGAATCGCTTCATGTAAGAATAAAGATTCCATCCCTGAAGTGACATTGAACTTGGTAGGATCAGGAAGTGGAACATAGAAAATTCCAGCTCTTTTTCCATCAGGAGTTCCGGGAATATATTCTGCACTTGCACTGGCTTCTCTGAATTTTTCCGTTTGTCTGATCTCAAACTTTGTTTTAGGAGTAACGTTGAACATCGTCTTTAGCTTCGGAGTAATCTTTGTCAGAATACTGTTGAACCCATTTAAAACATCCTTAGTGGTCTTATAAGGCATTGCTTTTGGATCTGTTTTCACAAAAGTGATAAACTCCTCCAGAGTTCCTTTAAAACCAACTTGCTGCTTCACTTTTTCCATTTCTGCGCGAAGCATTGCAACCTGTTGTAGTCCAATCTTGTTGATTTCATCCGGAGATTTCTTTGTTGTCGTCCAGCTTTTTACATAATAAGCATAGATTTCATTTCCGTTAGGAAGACTGTTATAACCATCTGTATCTCTGCCTTTGGGTAAATATTCTTTTTCAAGAAATGTTCCCATTTTAGTATATGCTGGAATAATTTTTTTAGTAATGGCATCCTTATAAAGTGATGATAATTTATCTTTTTGTGCCTGAGTGAAATTCTTCGGAAAGTTTTTAATGGGGCCGTAGAAAATATTTTTCTCCATATCCTGAGTCGTGATTTCCTCGGCTTTCATTTGAGGAATCATTTTCACAATCAGTTTTTTAGGAAGCACTATTTTATTATTAATCCCTTCACGGAAGTTATCTGCAGCCGCATCCATCCATTCCGGGAATTTTTCCATTCTTTTGAGCCAATCGCTGTAATCTTTTTCAGTTTTGAAAGGCTGGCTTCCCTGTCCGCTTCCGTACAAAGGAAAGTTCAAAGGAAGACCTCCAAACTGAGTGAACGGGATATATTCCGGATGATAGGCATAGGCTTCAATTTTATCTTTTAAAGTATAATCCAATACATCGTATACCACTTTATCTTCATCAGAAAGCGCCTTATAATCTACATTTTCCAGCTGTTTCTGTACTGAATTGTAAAAAGCAATTTCTCCGGAGATGAAATCTTTATCAATATTGATGGGAAGTTGGTCATTATATCTTAGATCTCCCTGAGAAGTTGCATCTAAAGGATATAGTTTAAGATACTGTTCATAATAATTGGATGCAATAGAATCCAGATTGGTAGGCGTCACCTTTGTTAGGGGAGAATCAGTCTTTTTGCACGAGGCAAGGCCAATCAAGAGCCCCAGTCCCAGAATACTTTTTGATAAAATGTTTTTCATTTTCAGAATCTTTATAACAACAAAAGTAAGTATTATTGGGATATTCATACCATTCTATGAATTGATTTTAAAAAAATAATATTCAAAATCCTTTTCACATTAAATCAATTTTTTATCTTTGTCTAAAACGTTTAACAATCATATTATTACAGCTCTTTTTTAAGAAAAAATGAAAGGGATTTTAAAAATTTACCATCCGGACGAAACGCTAAAATACAATATCAGAAATACTTATTGTAAAGCAGTTTACAGCAACCAGCAACATTTTTTAGAGGTTGAAATTATTACGGATGACAGTCTGGATCACGTAGACGATGATTCATTACAGTACAACTTTCCGCAGCTTTCACTCGAGATCTTCGATTTCCCTATCGACTCTGCGGAAATAGAAGGAAAAACAATCAAAATCAATGACTCTGATGAGGAAACCTATACAGAGGTAGATCTCTTCGATGATGAAGATGCCTATATCTATGATAATGAACTTCTTTTTGAAAAAAATGAGGAGGGTGAGCTTCAGATGATATGGAAGGGAACCATTGATGATTTCTATACCGGATCAGATACTCCGATTCCGTTTAGGCTAAAATGCGAGTTCAAACAGGATGATATTGAAGTAGACGAAGACTAAGCGCTACTAAACATTCTTTTTAATACAGATTTCTTTTCAAAATTTCTTTTGGAAAGAAATTTGCTGTTTGTAAATCATAACAAACTTTAAGTTGTTTTTAAGCAATTTTTAAGAGAGCAATTCATAATATTCCACTACATTTGTCGTTGAAACTTTAATAAAATTCACATTTAATGCTGTTAACGGAACTTTCTCAGATTTTATTTGCACAAATCACTACACCTGCAGTTGCCGCAGACAATTTAGAATTTTCATTCTGGAAAATCATGTTCCACGGAGGGGCCTTCGCTAAAATAGTGATGGCGACCGTATTACTGTTGGGCGTATTTTCCCTGTATCTGTTTTTTGAAAGATTTTTCTTTATTAAAAGGCTAACCTCAAAGACAGATTCTAACTTCATGAATAATATTGAAGACTTTATTAAGGCAGGAAAAATAGAAGCTGCAGCAGATTATTGTAAGACACAGAACTCTCCGGAAGGCAGAATTCTGGAAAAAGGGATCTCAAGACTGGGGCGTCCTGTTTCTGATATCGTAAGTGCGATGGAATCTCAGGCTCAGGTAGAAGTAGCCAATATGGAAAAAAACCTGAACCTTTTGGCAGTGGTGCCGAGTATTGCACCAATGTTGGGGCTTTTGGGAACAGTAATCGGGATGATTATTGCCT is a genomic window of Chryseobacterium nakagawai containing:
- a CDS encoding endonuclease III domain-containing protein; this encodes MTKKQRAELVQIELDKLYPTTPIPLDHTDPYTLMVAVALSAQTTDKKVNEVTPNLFEVAGTPQRMAKLEEFQIKELIKEIGLSNTKAKNLKRMAELLLERHNGIVPQTYEELEALPGVGHKTASVVMSQGFGFPAFPVDTHIHRLMTQWKLTSGKNVVETEKDAKKLFPEEVWNKLHLQIIFYGREYSPARGKGEKDFITKMMFEK
- a CDS encoding DUF1572 family protein, which produces MITAPLRSLYQRDLNKLKTEIEAYQNEENLWKIDKNISNSAGNLCLHLIGNLNHFIGSQLGNTGYVRHRELEFSLKDIPRIELIEKIGATAIMIDSVLSQIPETEMEKEYPLVVFEDRMTTGYFLIHLLSHLDYHLGQINYHRRLLD
- a CDS encoding DUF885 domain-containing protein, giving the protein MKNILSKSILGLGLLIGLASCKKTDSPLTKVTPTNLDSIASNYYEQYLKLYPLDATSQGDLRYNDQLPINIDKDFISGEIAFYNSVQKQLENVDYKALSDEDKVVYDVLDYTLKDKIEAYAYHPEYIPFTQFGGLPLNFPLYGSGQGSQPFKTEKDYSDWLKRMEKFPEWMDAAADNFREGINNKIVLPKKLIVKMIPQMKAEEITTQDMEKNIFYGPIKNFPKNFTQAQKDKLSSLYKDAITKKIIPAYTKMGTFLEKEYLPKGRDTDGYNSLPNGNEIYAYYVKSWTTTKKSPDEINKIGLQQVAMLRAEMEKVKQQVGFKGTLEEFITFVKTDPKAMPYKTTKDVLNGFNSILTKITPKLKTMFNVTPKTKFEIRQTEKFREASASAEYIPGTPDGKRAGIFYVPLPDPTKFNVTSGMESLFLHEAIPGHHYQVSLQQENTKLPKFMRFGWFGAYGEGWAHYCETLGPEFGLYTDPYQKMGYLSDQMLRAVRLVVDTGLHTGKMSREEAIKYFLSNISYDEGAAIAEVERYMAMPGQALGYKIGSLRIRELREKYQKELGNKFNLASFHDEVLSQGCLPLDVLNRKMELWAKKQK
- a CDS encoding MotA/TolQ/ExbB proton channel family protein translates to MLLTELSQILFAQITTPAVAADNLEFSFWKIMFHGGAFAKIVMATVLLLGVFSLYLFFERFFFIKRLTSKTDSNFMNNIEDFIKAGKIEAAADYCKTQNSPEGRILEKGISRLGRPVSDIVSAMESQAQVEVANMEKNLNLLAVVPSIAPMLGLLGTVIGMIIAFFNLSHATGSFSPKTLSEGIYTALGQTAVGLAVAIPANFCYNILLTKIDKFVLKAQNMSGEFLDLINKPL